The Clupea harengus unplaced genomic scaffold, Ch_v2.0.2, whole genome shotgun sequence genome includes a region encoding these proteins:
- the LOC122132694 gene encoding interferon-inducible GTPase 5-like, with translation MADQQEDRRALLNYSGEPTWERAIAKAREEIDRLDNITLNIAVTGVVGAGKSSFVNAIRGLNKKDEGAAPTGVTETTMEPTMYLHPNMPNVILWDLPGIGSPRFKAKTYMKDVKYQNYDFFIIVNAGRFMENDIKLAEEIKKKKKNLYFVRTKIDNDVSREKEDDASKEENNVIEEATLEKIRKDCLDNLRTQGSPPVFLITSDDLERFDFKELVNTLERDLPDNKRDALVMSLPVYSNECLDRKYSLFKKAAWAVAIASGAIAAVPVPGLSLACDVAMVVPFLIKCYHSFGLDDRSLEKMSERVNKPILQMVRESSLVMAIADKSSLATKIVARLTVVSVVEALLSLVPGVGSIAAAGISFVTTRSVLLEGVKELYSVAKRVIEMAGLK, from the coding sequence ATGGCTGATCAACAGGAGGATCGCCGTGCTTTACTAAATTATTCTGGTGAACCGACCTGGGAGAGGGCCATTGCCAAAGCCAGAGAAGAAATTGATAGGTTAGATAATATCACCCTCAACATTGCTGTGACAGGGGTGGTTGGGGCAGGAAAGTCCTCCTTCGTTAATGCCATCAGAGGTCTTAACAAAAAAGATGAAGGAGCTGCACCCACTGGAGTCACAGAAACCACCATGGAGCCCACCATGTACCTCCACCCAAACATGCCCAATGTGATCTTATGGGACCTGCCAGGCATAGGGAGCCCAAGATTCAAAGCAAAAACCTACATGAAAGATGTcaaataccaaaactatgaCTTCTTTATCATAGTAAATGCAGGAAGATTCATGGAGAATGACATCAAGCTGGCAGAAGAAatcaagaaaaagaagaagaatttatACTTTGTTCGCACAAAGATTGACAATGATGTATCACGAGAAAAGGAAGACGATGCATCAAAAGAGGAAAACAATGTAATAGAGGAGGCAACACTTGAGAAAATACGGAAGGACTGTCTGGACAATCTCAGAACACAGGGATCCCCTCCTGTCTTCCTCATTACATCAGATGACCTGGAAAGGTTTGACTTCAAGGAACTGGTAAATACTCTGGAGAGGGACCTTCCAGATAACAAGAGAGATGCTCTGGTTATGAGTTTGCCAGTTTATTCCAATGAGTGTCTTGACAGGAAATACAGTTTATTCAAGAAAGCAGCATGGGCTGTGGCCATCGCATCAGGTGCCATAGCGGCAGTCCCAGTACCAGGTCTGTCACTAGCAtgtgatgttgccatggtagTGCCTTTCTTGATCAAATGCTACCATTCATTTGGTCTAGATGATAGATCACTTGAAAAGATGTCAGAGAGAGTAAACAAGCCAATACTACAAATGGTTAGAGAATCATCACTTGTCATGGCGATTGCTGATAAATCATCGCTTGCAACAAAAATAGTAGCAAGACTTACGGTAGTAAGTGTTGTTGAGGCACTGCTCAGCCTTGTGCCTGGTGTTGGCTCCATAGCAGCAGCTGGAATATCTTTTGTTACCACACGATCTGTGCTCCTAGAAGGGGTGAAGGAACTGTATAGTGTAGCCAAAAGGGTGATTGAAATGGCAGGACTAAAGTAG